From the genome of Streptomyces sp. SID8374:
GAGCTGGAGCGGAAAGTTCCACGGGACGACTGCGGCGACCGGACCGAGCGACCGCCAGCGGATCTCGCTGTGCACCGGCCGTCCGTCCTCGATCGTCCGCACCTCGGGGGCCATCCCGGCGAAGTGGCGCAGGCGGGCCGCCGTTCGGGCCACCTCCGCGTACGACTCGGCCAGCGGCTTGCCCTGTTCCCGGGTCAGCAGCGGCGCGAGGTCCGCCCCGGCCGCCTCCACCGCGTCCGCCGACGCCAGCAGGGCGGCGGCCCGGGCGGCGGGATCGGACCGCCAGCTCAGCCAGGCCTCATGAGCCCGGCCGACCACACCGTCCAGCTCCTCCGGCCGCTGCTCGGGCGCCTCGTCGAAGGCCTCGCCCGTCGCCGGATCGAGAACGGCGAAGCGCTCACGGGCGCCCACGCCGGCGGTCAGAGGGCGGCCACGGTGGCCGCGTGCTCCTGGGCGTGTCGCTCCATCTCCGCCCGGAAGGCGGCCACCAGCCGGGGCTGGATCCTCCCGGCGTTCCGGTCGCCCCCCTCGCAGACCGCGCCGCGCACACCCACGATGTCCGTCCCGATGCGGGTCAGCGTCGCGAGGTCCTCGGCCTTCACGCTGCCCGCCAGGGCGGCGAGCAGATCGGCCTCATGGGCGAGCCGGACGAACTCCGCGCACGCCGTCGGCGACACATGGTCGAACAGCCGCGTCCCGTCCTTGATCGCGGTGTCCAGCATCGCCGCGTCGGAACCCGAGCGACGGGCGATGTCCGGCAGCGCGAGCGGGTTGACGCAGCCGATCCGGTGGGCGTCGGCATAGCCCGAGGCCACGACGAACGCGTCCGGCCGATAGTCCTTCACGGCCCGCACGACCCCGCTCATCACCTCGATGGCCTGGTCGGGCGTCGTGCACCCGTACAGGCCGACCTTGATGTACGTGGCACCCGAGACGGCCGCACCGAGCGCCGCCTGCGCCACCGTGCCGGGCTTGAACGGCACGTCCCCCACGGTCGCGGAGACCGGCTTGTCCGCCGGGACCGCACCGCGGATCTCCCTGATGACCCACGGGTAGTTCGCGCCGAGCGAGCCCTCGTCGGGCTTCTTGACGTCGACGATGTCGAGGTGTTCCGCCGCCTTCGCGCATTCGAGGGCCTCTTCGACACCGTCGGGGGAGATGAGAAGCAGCAACGTGGATTCCTTCCACCGCAGGTCCACCCGCCGGAGGACGGGTGCGCGGATTCGCCGGGATCTTGTGCGGTCGGCTCATCCTCGCCGCGGCCCGGGGCCCCCGGCAGGGCGCGAGGGTGGCGAACGGGGCACTGCCGCGATGTGCTCACGCCCCCAAGGCGCGCCCTCCGCTGTCTGAAC
Proteins encoded in this window:
- a CDS encoding (5-formylfuran-3-yl)methyl phosphate synthase; this encodes MLLLISPDGVEEALECAKAAEHLDIVDVKKPDEGSLGANYPWVIREIRGAVPADKPVSATVGDVPFKPGTVAQAALGAAVSGATYIKVGLYGCTTPDQAIEVMSGVVRAVKDYRPDAFVVASGYADAHRIGCVNPLALPDIARRSGSDAAMLDTAIKDGTRLFDHVSPTACAEFVRLAHEADLLAALAGSVKAEDLATLTRIGTDIVGVRGAVCEGGDRNAGRIQPRLVAAFRAEMERHAQEHAATVAAL